In one Halomarina ordinaria genomic region, the following are encoded:
- the epsC gene encoding serine O-acetyltransferase EpsC, which produces MEYSYSGDAHRRLFASYRADDDPFPAQPSTGFPRREHRFEEVNLLKRLFFPTCWNATDLLRDELAVCDCLDDLGGLFYAGVRSYGSDDPEGTVADVIDRLPAIRALLKKDVEAAYKGDPAATSYVEVIRSYPGFLAILIQRVAHALYEAGATAYARELTEYGKTETGIDLHPGAEVGEYFFIDHGTGVVVGETATVGDWVRLYQDVTLGALHFEEDERESHTLRKGYKRHPDVGDHVVIGAGTKVLGAITVGDHVSIGANSWVTEDVPDRTTVYVSDHPTQERKRTEGR; this is translated from the coding sequence ATGGAGTACAGCTACTCCGGCGACGCACACCGGCGGCTGTTCGCCTCCTACCGGGCGGACGACGACCCGTTCCCGGCCCAGCCCTCGACCGGGTTCCCGCGGCGCGAACACCGCTTCGAGGAGGTGAACCTGCTCAAGCGACTGTTCTTTCCCACGTGCTGGAACGCGACGGACCTGTTGCGTGACGAACTGGCGGTCTGCGACTGCCTCGACGACCTCGGTGGGCTGTTCTACGCGGGGGTCCGGTCCTACGGGAGCGACGACCCCGAGGGGACGGTGGCCGACGTCATCGACCGCCTGCCGGCCATCCGAGCGCTGCTCAAGAAGGACGTGGAGGCCGCCTACAAGGGTGACCCCGCGGCGACGTCGTACGTGGAGGTCATCCGGTCGTACCCCGGCTTCCTCGCCATCCTTATCCAGCGCGTCGCCCACGCGCTCTACGAGGCGGGCGCGACGGCGTACGCCCGCGAACTGACCGAGTACGGGAAGACGGAGACCGGCATCGACCTCCACCCCGGCGCCGAGGTGGGCGAGTACTTCTTCATCGACCACGGGACGGGCGTGGTCGTCGGCGAGACGGCCACCGTCGGCGACTGGGTGCGCCTCTACCAGGACGTGACGCTCGGCGCGCTCCACTTCGAGGAGGACGAACGCGAGTCCCACACCCTTCGCAAGGGGTACAAGCGCCACCCGGACGTCGGCGACCACGTCGTCATCGGCGCCGGCACGAAGGTCCTCGGCGCCATCACCGTCGGCGACCACGTCAGTATCGGTGCCAACTCGTGGGTCACTGAGGACGTTCCCGACCGTACGACGGTGTACGTCAGCGACCACCCGACGCAGGAGCGAAAGCGGACCGAAGGACGGTAG
- a CDS encoding bifunctional methylenetetrahydrofolate dehydrogenase/methenyltetrahydrofolate cyclohydrolase — MTTVIDGNEVADRIRSEVTACADRLAEAGVTPGLATVLMSDDGASETYVSMKQRACEETGIEGSHYELSPDDPAEALFDRVETLNADSSVHGILVQMPVPEHVETRRVLRAIDPAKDVDGFHPENVGRLVAGNARYKPCTPHGVQKLLEAADVDPEGKDAVVVGRSDIVGKPMANLLLQKQPGGNATVTVCHSRTEDLAAKTRQADIVVAAAGVPEMVDGSMLSEGVTVIDVGVNRVDVAERSSAGSRTPSDDADTEKGYELVGDVDFESAKEKAGAITPVPGGVGPMTIAMLMYNTVKAASEQEGVAVDLP, encoded by the coding sequence ATGACGACAGTAATCGACGGCAACGAGGTGGCGGACCGCATCAGGAGCGAGGTGACGGCGTGCGCAGACAGGCTAGCCGAGGCTGGCGTGACGCCCGGCCTCGCGACCGTGCTGATGAGCGACGACGGGGCCAGCGAGACGTACGTCTCGATGAAACAGCGGGCCTGCGAGGAGACGGGTATCGAGGGGTCGCACTACGAGCTATCGCCGGACGACCCCGCCGAGGCGCTGTTCGACCGCGTCGAGACGCTGAACGCGGACTCGTCGGTGCACGGAATCCTGGTACAGATGCCGGTGCCCGAGCACGTCGAGACGCGCCGGGTGTTGCGCGCCATCGACCCCGCGAAGGACGTCGACGGCTTCCACCCCGAGAACGTCGGGCGATTAGTGGCTGGAAACGCCCGCTACAAACCCTGTACTCCACACGGTGTCCAGAAGTTGCTGGAGGCGGCCGACGTCGACCCCGAGGGGAAAGACGCCGTCGTCGTCGGGCGCTCCGACATCGTCGGCAAACCCATGGCCAACCTCCTCCTCCAGAAACAACCGGGAGGAAACGCCACCGTCACCGTTTGCCACTCCCGGACGGAGGACTTGGCGGCGAAGACCCGGCAAGCGGACATCGTCGTCGCGGCCGCCGGCGTCCCCGAGATGGTCGATGGAAGTATGCTCTCGGAGGGGGTCACCGTCATCGACGTGGGCGTCAATCGCGTCGACGTCGCCGAGCGAAGCTCGGCGGGCAGTCGGACTCCGTCCGACGATGCCGACACGGAGAAGGGCTACGAACTCGTCGGCGACGTCGACTTCGAGAGCGCCAAAGAGAAAGCCGGCGCCATCACCCCCGTTCCCGGCGGCGTCGGGCCGATGACCATCGCGATGCTCATGTACAACACGGTGAAGGCCGCCAGCGAACAGGAAGGAGTGGCCGTCGACCTCCCGTAG
- the pabB gene encoding aminodeoxychorismate synthase, component I, with amino-acid sequence MGGTRVVTRQVSFVETAAAAPPGARVPVEVRVDVADPFEAYRRVRTTERDGVYLETTGGQSGWGYFAVDPVERVRVSPEATPLDGASGGSSSIDAIDALLEREHLARGDCEVPYPCGAFGWLSYDVARELEDLPATTVDDGLPRLQLGVFDTVAAWREPRDGEVDLRVTACPVVDEYASPRAAYEAGVERASALAAAARHGDPTVGPPPSADRAATFESECGEAAFADRVRTVKRYVRDGDTFQANVSHRLVAPAAVHPVETFAALRRVNPAPYSGLLEFPGVDLVSASPELLLAVDGDRLLTEPIAGTRPRGETPAADADLERDLLTDEKERAEHAMLVDLERNDLGKVSEYGSVEVSEYRRVDRYSEVMHLVSLVEGRRRADASLADAVAAVFPGGTITGAPKPRTMEIIDEVETTRRGPYTGAIGVFGFDDRATLNIVIRTLVRRGEQYRLRVGAGIVHDSVPDREYRETLDKARALVTAVDEALGETGSFAVSAEGAR; translated from the coding sequence ATGGGAGGAACGAGGGTCGTCACGCGGCAGGTATCGTTCGTCGAGACGGCGGCAGCGGCGCCGCCGGGAGCGCGCGTCCCCGTCGAGGTCCGGGTCGACGTCGCCGACCCGTTCGAGGCGTACCGCCGCGTCCGGACCACGGAGCGCGACGGCGTCTACCTGGAGACGACCGGTGGGCAGTCCGGGTGGGGCTACTTCGCCGTCGACCCCGTCGAGCGCGTCCGGGTGAGCCCGGAGGCGACGCCCCTCGACGGCGCCAGCGGCGGGAGTTCGAGTATCGACGCCATCGACGCGCTGCTGGAGCGCGAGCACCTCGCTCGCGGCGACTGCGAGGTTCCCTACCCCTGCGGCGCGTTCGGCTGGCTCTCCTACGACGTCGCACGTGAACTGGAGGACCTCCCCGCGACGACGGTCGACGACGGCCTCCCGCGCCTCCAGTTGGGGGTGTTCGACACCGTCGCCGCCTGGCGGGAGCCCCGCGACGGCGAGGTGGACCTTCGCGTGACCGCGTGTCCCGTCGTCGACGAGTACGCGTCGCCGCGGGCGGCCTACGAGGCGGGCGTCGAGCGCGCGTCGGCGCTCGCGGCGGCGGCACGCCACGGCGACCCGACGGTCGGACCGCCCCCCAGCGCCGACCGCGCGGCGACGTTCGAGAGCGAGTGCGGCGAGGCGGCGTTCGCCGACCGCGTCCGGACCGTCAAGCGCTACGTCCGCGACGGCGACACCTTCCAGGCGAACGTCTCGCACCGACTCGTGGCTCCGGCCGCCGTCCACCCGGTCGAGACGTTCGCCGCGCTCCGGCGCGTGAACCCGGCACCGTACTCCGGCCTCCTCGAGTTCCCGGGCGTCGACCTCGTGAGCGCCAGCCCGGAACTGCTCCTCGCGGTCGACGGCGACCGCCTGCTGACCGAACCCATCGCCGGCACGCGCCCGCGTGGCGAGACGCCCGCGGCCGACGCCGACCTCGAACGCGACCTCCTGACCGACGAGAAGGAGCGCGCCGAACACGCGATGCTCGTCGACTTGGAGCGCAACGACCTGGGGAAGGTGAGCGAGTACGGGAGCGTCGAGGTGAGTGAGTATCGCCGCGTCGACCGTTACTCGGAGGTGATGCACCTCGTCTCGCTCGTCGAGGGGCGCCGCCGGGCGGATGCGAGCCTCGCCGACGCCGTCGCGGCCGTCTTCCCCGGCGGCACCATCACCGGCGCGCCGAAGCCCCGGACGATGGAGATAATCGACGAGGTCGAGACGACCCGCCGCGGTCCCTACACGGGTGCCATCGGCGTCTTCGGGTTCGACGACCGCGCGACGCTCAACATCGTCATCCGGACGCTCGTGCGCCGGGGCGAGCAGTACCGACTCCGGGTCGGCGCCGGCATCGTCCACGACTCGGTGCCCGACCGCGAGTACAGGGAGACCCTCGACAAGGCCCGCGCGCTCGTGACGGCCGTCGACGAGGCGCTCGGCGAGACGGGGTCGTTCGCCGTCAGCGCGGAGGGTGCGCGGTGA
- a CDS encoding anthranilate synthase component II: MILVVDNYDSFAYNLVQYVGEFDEVTVRRNDAIDVAGIRELDPDGIVVSPGPGTPADAGVSIPVFAETTYPALGVCLGHQALCAAHGAPVGHAPDVVHGKPSTVHHDGSRLYDGVDDPFEVGRYHSLAVEGDDLPAVLRTTATTADEQGVVMGVQHAERPHVGVQFHPESILTDAGKRIVENFCRGFAGV, translated from the coding sequence GTGATACTCGTCGTCGACAACTACGACTCGTTCGCCTACAACCTCGTCCAGTACGTCGGCGAGTTCGACGAGGTGACGGTCCGGCGCAACGACGCCATCGACGTGGCCGGGATTCGAGAACTCGACCCGGACGGCATCGTCGTCTCCCCCGGACCGGGGACGCCCGCCGACGCCGGCGTCTCGATTCCGGTCTTCGCGGAGACGACCTACCCCGCGCTCGGCGTCTGTCTCGGCCACCAGGCGCTCTGTGCCGCCCACGGTGCGCCCGTCGGCCACGCCCCGGACGTGGTCCACGGGAAGCCCTCGACGGTCCACCACGACGGCTCGCGCCTCTACGACGGCGTCGACGACCCCTTCGAGGTGGGCCGCTACCACTCGCTCGCCGTCGAGGGCGACGACCTCCCCGCGGTCCTCCGCACGACGGCCACGACGGCCGACGAGCAGGGCGTCGTGATGGGCGTCCAGCACGCGGAGCGCCCGCACGTCGGCGTGCAGTTCCACCCCGAGAGCATCCTCACCGACGCCGGCAAGCGCATCGTCGAGAACTTCTGCCGGGGCTTCGCCGGCGTCTGA